From one Streptomyces sp. R41 genomic stretch:
- a CDS encoding helix-turn-helix domain-containing protein — translation MSHDSTAAPEAAARKLSGRRRKEIVAVLLFSGGPIFESSIPLSVFGIDRQDAGVPRYRLLVCAGEEGPLRTTGGLELTAPHGLEAISRAGTVVVPAWRSITSPPPEEALDALRRAHEEGARIVGLCTGAFVLAAAGLLDGRPATTHWMYAPTLAKRYPSVHVDPRELFVDDGDVLTSAGTAAGIDLCLHIVRTDHGNEAAGALARRLVVPPRRSGGQERYLDRSLPEEIGADPLAEVVAWALEHLHEQFDVETLAARAYMSRRTFDRRFRSLTGSAPLQWLITQRVLQAQRLLETSDYSVDEVAGRCGFRSPVALRGHFRRQLGSSPAAYRAAYRARRPQSDRSPEADGSPGPAGPPPALPQESPVPMQTRRTAAASALGPSASSASLSTDTGKPGPELYAAGRPSLPGQRSAP, via the coding sequence ATGAGCCACGACTCCACTGCCGCGCCGGAAGCCGCGGCCCGGAAACTTTCCGGGCGACGCCGCAAGGAGATCGTCGCGGTGCTGCTGTTCAGCGGCGGCCCCATCTTCGAGAGTTCCATACCGCTGTCGGTGTTCGGGATTGACCGCCAGGACGCCGGCGTGCCGCGCTATCGACTCTTGGTATGCGCCGGCGAGGAAGGCCCACTGCGGACCACAGGGGGCCTGGAACTCACCGCACCACATGGCCTGGAAGCGATCTCCAGGGCAGGCACGGTGGTCGTGCCCGCCTGGCGGTCGATCACCTCGCCGCCACCGGAGGAAGCGCTCGACGCACTGCGCCGTGCGCACGAGGAGGGCGCCCGCATAGTCGGGCTGTGCACCGGCGCCTTCGTCCTGGCGGCGGCAGGCCTGCTGGACGGCCGACCGGCGACGACCCACTGGATGTACGCACCGACGCTGGCCAAGCGCTACCCGTCGGTGCACGTCGACCCACGAGAGCTCTTCGTGGACGACGGAGACGTCCTGACATCGGCGGGTACGGCGGCCGGAATCGATCTCTGCCTCCACATCGTGCGGACGGACCACGGCAACGAGGCGGCGGGCGCGCTGGCCCGGCGTCTGGTGGTCCCGCCACGCCGCAGCGGCGGTCAGGAGCGCTACCTCGATCGATCTTTACCGGAGGAGATCGGCGCCGACCCCCTCGCGGAGGTCGTCGCCTGGGCGCTGGAGCACCTCCACGAGCAGTTCGACGTCGAGACCCTGGCGGCACGCGCGTACATGAGCCGCCGCACCTTCGACCGCCGGTTCCGCTCGCTCACGGGGAGCGCTCCTCTGCAGTGGCTGATCACCCAGCGCGTCCTGCAGGCACAGCGCCTCCTGGAGACCTCCGACTACTCGGTCGACGAGGTCGCGGGCCGCTGCGGCTTCCGCTCGCCGGTCGCGCTGCGGGGTCACTTCCGGCGCCAGCTCGGATCGTCCCCGGCCGCGTACCGGGCGGCGTACCGGGCCCGCAGGCCGCAGTCCGACCGTTCGCCGGAGGCGGACGGCTCCCCGGGGCCGGCCGGTCCACCACCCGCGCTGCCCCAGGAGAGCCCGGTCCCGATGCAGACCCGCCGCACGGCGGCGGCCAGCGCCCTCGGCCCGTCCGCATCGTCGGCGTCTCTCTCCACGGACACGGGCAAGCCCGGCCCGGAGCTGTACGCGGCGGGCAGGCCCAGCCTGCCGGGGCAGCGGAGCGCGCCGTAG
- the orn gene encoding oligoribonuclease, producing the protein MNDRMVWIDCEMTGLSLSDDALIEVAALVTDSELNVLGEGVDIVIRPPDAALETMPDVVRQMHTASGLLDELAAGTTLADAEEQVLSYVREHVKEPGKAPLCGNSVGTDRGFLLRDMPTLEDYLHYRIVDVSSIKELARRWYPRAYFNSPEKNGNHRALADIRESIVELRYYREAIFVPQPGPDSDTARTIAAKHVLPAE; encoded by the coding sequence ATGAACGATCGCATGGTGTGGATCGACTGCGAGATGACCGGGCTCTCGCTGTCGGATGACGCGCTCATCGAGGTGGCCGCGCTGGTCACCGACTCGGAGCTGAACGTACTCGGCGAAGGCGTGGACATCGTGATCCGCCCGCCGGACGCCGCGCTGGAGACGATGCCGGACGTGGTGCGCCAGATGCACACCGCCTCCGGCCTCCTCGACGAGCTGGCCGCGGGCACGACCCTGGCGGACGCCGAGGAGCAGGTCCTCTCCTACGTACGTGAGCACGTCAAGGAGCCGGGCAAGGCCCCGCTCTGCGGAAACTCGGTGGGCACCGACCGCGGCTTCCTGCTGCGCGACATGCCCACCCTCGAGGACTACCTCCACTACCGCATCGTGGACGTCTCCTCCATCAAGGAGCTGGCCCGCCGCTGGTACCCCCGGGCGTACTTCAACAGCCCGGAGAAGAACGGCAACCACCGCGCCCTCGCCGACATCCGCGAGTCCATCGTCGAGCTCCGCTACTACCGCGAGGCGATCTTCGTCCCCCAGCCCGGCCCCGACTCGGACACCGCCCGCACCATCGCGGCGAAGCACGTCCTGCCCGCCGAATAG
- a CDS encoding SMI1/KNR4 family protein, with the protein MWKDAAGEVAVEAKFRDPVGADAPADTELRLGCRLPAELTGLLRETNGIVDPYGVDVVWSLQQIVERNLLFRSDPSFAGLYMPFEPLLFFGDNGGGDQFAFVRTPPRADIFVWDHEDDSRRWVARDLRDYLGRALTAYGDDWYRWTDTRRLPAPGTS; encoded by the coding sequence ATGTGGAAAGACGCGGCGGGTGAGGTGGCGGTCGAGGCGAAGTTCAGGGATCCCGTCGGGGCGGACGCGCCGGCCGACACAGAGCTGCGGCTGGGGTGTCGGCTGCCCGCCGAGTTGACCGGGCTGCTCCGGGAGACGAACGGCATCGTGGATCCGTACGGGGTCGACGTCGTCTGGTCGCTGCAGCAGATCGTCGAGCGGAATCTTCTCTTTCGGTCGGACCCGTCGTTCGCCGGGCTGTACATGCCCTTCGAGCCCCTGCTGTTCTTCGGCGACAACGGCGGCGGTGATCAGTTCGCGTTCGTGCGGACGCCGCCGCGCGCGGACATCTTCGTATGGGATCACGAGGACGACAGTCGGCGGTGGGTCGCCCGGGACCTGCGGGACTACCTCGGACGGGCGCTCACCGCCTACGGGGACGACTGGTACCGGTGGACGGACACACGGCGCCTTCCGGCACCCGGCACCTCATGA
- the glmS gene encoding glutamine--fructose-6-phosphate transaminase (isomerizing) — protein MCGIVGYIGKRDVAPLLLEGLQRLEYRGYDSAGIVVTTPKSAGLKMVKAKGRVRDLEAKVPARFKGTTGIAHTRWATHGAPSDVNAHPHMSADSKVAVVHNGIIDNASDLRKKLEADGIEFLSETDTEVLTHLIARSQQEKLEDKVRDALRVIEGTYGIAVLHADFPDRIVVARNGSPVVLGIGEKEMFVASDIAALVTHTRQIVTLDDGEMATLKADDFRTYTTEGTRTTAEPTTVEWEAASYDMGGHDTYMHKEIHEQADAVDRVLRGRIDDRFSTVHLGGLNLDAREARQIRRVKILGCGTSYHAGMIGAQMIEELARIPADAEPASEFRYRNAVVDPDTLYVAVSQSGETYDVLAAVQELKRKGARVLGVVNVVGSAIAREADGGMYVHAGPEVCVVSTKCFTNTTVAFALLALHLGRTRDLSVRDGKRIIEGLRKLPGQISEILEQEDEIKKLAEQYAEARSMLFIGRVRGYPVAREASLKLKEVSYIHAEAYPASELKHGPLALIEPALPTVAIVPDDDLLEKNRAALEEIKARSGKILAVAHQEQEKADQTIVVPKNEDELDPILMGIPLQLLAYHTALALGRDIDKPRNLAKSVTVE, from the coding sequence ATGTGCGGAATCGTGGGATATATCGGAAAGCGTGATGTGGCGCCGCTCCTGCTGGAGGGCCTGCAGCGCCTGGAGTACCGCGGCTACGACTCGGCGGGCATCGTCGTCACGACGCCCAAGTCGGCCGGCCTGAAGATGGTCAAGGCCAAGGGCCGGGTCCGCGACCTGGAGGCCAAGGTCCCCGCGCGCTTCAAGGGCACCACCGGCATCGCCCACACCCGCTGGGCCACCCACGGCGCCCCCTCCGACGTGAACGCCCACCCGCACATGTCGGCCGACAGCAAGGTCGCGGTCGTCCACAACGGCATCATCGACAACGCCTCCGACCTGCGGAAGAAGCTCGAGGCCGACGGCATCGAGTTCCTCTCCGAGACCGACACCGAGGTCCTCACCCACCTCATCGCCCGCTCGCAGCAGGAGAAGCTCGAGGACAAGGTCCGCGACGCCCTGCGTGTGATCGAGGGCACGTACGGCATCGCGGTCCTGCACGCCGACTTCCCCGACCGCATCGTGGTGGCCCGCAACGGCTCCCCGGTCGTCCTCGGCATCGGCGAGAAGGAGATGTTCGTCGCCTCCGACATCGCCGCCCTGGTCACCCACACCCGGCAGATAGTGACCCTCGACGACGGCGAGATGGCCACCCTCAAGGCCGACGACTTCCGTACGTACACCACCGAGGGCACCCGTACGACGGCCGAGCCGACCACCGTGGAGTGGGAGGCGGCGTCGTACGACATGGGCGGCCACGACACGTACATGCACAAGGAGATCCACGAGCAGGCCGACGCCGTGGACCGCGTGCTGCGCGGCCGCATCGACGACCGGTTCTCGACCGTGCACCTCGGCGGCCTGAACCTGGACGCCCGTGAGGCGCGCCAGATCCGCCGCGTGAAGATCCTCGGCTGCGGCACCTCGTACCACGCGGGCATGATCGGCGCCCAGATGATCGAGGAGCTGGCCCGCATCCCCGCGGACGCCGAGCCGGCCTCCGAGTTCCGCTACCGCAACGCCGTGGTCGACCCCGACACGCTGTACGTCGCCGTCTCCCAGTCCGGTGAGACGTACGACGTCCTGGCGGCCGTCCAGGAGCTCAAGCGCAAGGGCGCGCGGGTGCTGGGCGTGGTGAACGTGGTGGGCAGCGCCATCGCGCGCGAGGCCGACGGCGGCATGTACGTCCACGCGGGCCCCGAGGTCTGCGTCGTCTCCACCAAGTGCTTCACGAACACGACCGTCGCCTTCGCGCTGCTCGCCCTGCACCTCGGCCGTACCCGTGACCTGTCGGTCCGCGACGGCAAGCGGATCATCGAGGGCCTGCGCAAGCTGCCCGGCCAGATCTCCGAGATCCTGGAGCAGGAGGACGAGATCAAGAAGCTGGCCGAGCAGTACGCCGAGGCCCGCTCGATGCTCTTCATCGGCCGCGTACGGGGCTACCCGGTGGCCCGTGAGGCCTCCCTGAAGCTCAAGGAGGTCTCGTACATCCACGCCGAGGCCTACCCCGCCTCCGAGCTCAAGCACGGCCCGCTGGCGCTCATCGAGCCCGCGCTCCCCACGGTCGCGATCGTCCCCGACGACGACCTCCTGGAGAAGAACCGCGCCGCCCTGGAGGAGATCAAGGCCCGCAGCGGCAAGATCCTCGCGGTCGCCCACCAGGAGCAGGAGAAGGCCGACCAGACGATCGTCGTCCCGAAGAACGAGGACGAACTGGACCCGATCCTCATGGGCATCCCGCTGCAACTCCTCGCCTACCACACGGCGTTGGCACTGGGCCGCGACATCGACAAGCCCAGGAACCTCGCCAAGTCGGTCACGGTGGAGTAA
- a CDS encoding serine/threonine protein kinase, protein MVLHPLLGIDEVPAVEPYLGRVGEVFRAFGEQDSGCVSYGVRLLDGARWFVKEAVTDRARHSLARGWAFHRAVRHSAIVPQVHRIAVRGGGWAVVMPWREGEVLYHATRGGSRGRTSPDSPMARFRALPTGRVLRAFDRILDAHLAVEAAGHVAVDFYDGALLYDFARDAIHLVDLDEYRPGPFVLEEERLPGSRRFMAPEEFVRGAVIDTRTTVFTLGRTARLLLDAGDEERAWRGTPAQQTVIVRATRTDPADRFENVHDFATAWRAAEGRRP, encoded by the coding sequence ATGGTCCTGCACCCCTTGCTGGGAATCGACGAAGTGCCCGCCGTGGAGCCGTATTTGGGTCGGGTGGGCGAGGTGTTCAGGGCGTTCGGGGAGCAGGACTCGGGGTGCGTGTCGTACGGGGTGCGGCTGCTCGACGGGGCGCGTTGGTTCGTCAAGGAGGCGGTCACGGATCGCGCGCGCCACTCGCTCGCGCGCGGCTGGGCCTTCCACCGGGCCGTACGGCACTCGGCGATCGTCCCGCAGGTCCACCGGATCGCCGTACGGGGTGGCGGCTGGGCGGTGGTGATGCCCTGGCGGGAGGGCGAGGTGCTGTACCACGCCACTCGGGGCGGCTCCCGCGGCCGCACGAGCCCGGACAGCCCGATGGCCCGCTTCCGCGCCCTGCCGACGGGCCGCGTACTGCGCGCCTTCGACCGGATCCTGGACGCCCATCTCGCGGTGGAGGCCGCCGGCCATGTCGCGGTCGACTTCTACGACGGCGCCCTCCTGTACGACTTCGCCCGCGACGCGATCCACCTGGTCGACCTCGACGAGTACCGTCCGGGCCCGTTCGTCCTGGAGGAAGAACGCCTGCCGGGCTCACGGCGCTTCATGGCCCCCGAGGAGTTCGTCCGCGGCGCGGTCATCGACACCCGCACGACCGTCTTCACCCTGGGCCGCACCGCCCGCCTCCTCCTGGACGCGGGTGACGAGGAACGCGCCTGGCGCGGCACCCCGGCCCAGCAGACGGTGATCGTCCGCGCCACGCGCACCGACCCGGCCGACCGCTTCGAGAACGTCCACGACTTCGCGACGGCCTGGCGAGCCGCCGAGGGACGTCGGCCGTGA
- a CDS encoding acetate uptake transporter: MDNDVSAGSTTTSTLGQLALGLTLLAFGLGHTEVIDGVTAADSVSLATYVGGIALFVAGLFAFRDRDAFTGTAFSALGALWFTWGVTSDAQVSANAAGLFLLLFALVALSLTVAASGASTLARGTYGLLFVALLLLAIGQFGDSSGLAKVAGWFAAAGGLLAWYGATAALANWPTALPGRAAGRGVTATG; the protein is encoded by the coding sequence GTGGACAATGACGTCTCTGCGGGAAGCACCACAACATCGACCCTCGGCCAACTCGCGCTCGGACTCACCCTGCTGGCCTTCGGCCTCGGTCACACCGAAGTGATCGACGGCGTCACAGCGGCGGATTCCGTCTCTCTCGCCACCTACGTCGGTGGCATCGCGCTCTTCGTCGCCGGTCTGTTCGCCTTCCGCGACCGTGACGCCTTCACCGGTACGGCCTTCTCCGCACTCGGCGCGCTCTGGTTCACCTGGGGCGTCACGTCCGACGCGCAGGTCTCCGCCAACGCGGCCGGTCTCTTCCTGCTCCTGTTCGCGCTCGTCGCACTCAGCCTGACGGTCGCGGCCTCCGGCGCCTCGACGCTCGCACGAGGCACGTACGGGCTGCTCTTCGTGGCCCTTCTCCTGCTGGCCATCGGGCAGTTCGGCGACTCCAGCGGTCTCGCCAAGGTCGCGGGCTGGTTCGCCGCGGCCGGTGGGCTGCTGGCCTGGTACGGGGCCACGGCGGCGCTCGCCAACTGGCCCACCGCACTGCCCGGACGCGCCGCCGGCCGGGGGGTGACGGCCACCGGCTGA
- a CDS encoding purple acid phosphatase family protein → MGVPEKLAERMSMAEQHEYLRAKFSRRNMIRGGAVTLGAVAGGAFVPGAVAQAAVPSQRTAASTSTEKVDGALVAPFGRHLAYGADPRTEMTVSWQVPTAVDKPFIRIGAHPWDLSRKIEAEVRTLYTPAGVGASGDHTQYYVHAKLTHLRPGKTYYYGVGHAGFDPAEPHLLGTLGTFTTAPSHAEPFTFTAFGDEGVGYHGLANDALLLGQNPAFHLHAGDIAYADPAGAGKKEDTGFDSRIWDQFLAQTETVAKQVPWMPAYGNHDMEAWYSPNGYGGEEARWSLPDNGPDKANLPGVYSFVYGNTAIISLDANDVSFEIPANLGISGGTQTKWLEAQLKKFRASKDVDFVVIFFHHCAYCTSTAHASEGGVRQEWVPLFEKYTVDLVINGHNHQYERTDVIKGNAVTKKLPIGGTAYPETDGVVYVTAGAAGRSLYAFSAPQSYEGHENEVESVASFINQKDGKQNETVAWSRVRYLNYSFLRVDVTPASKGHLATLKVRGIAETGEEVDHFTVARRAK, encoded by the coding sequence ATGGGCGTACCGGAGAAGCTCGCCGAGCGAATGAGCATGGCCGAGCAGCACGAGTATCTTCGCGCCAAGTTCTCGCGGCGCAACATGATCAGAGGCGGCGCCGTGACCCTGGGCGCCGTCGCGGGCGGCGCCTTCGTACCGGGCGCCGTCGCGCAGGCCGCGGTGCCGTCGCAGCGGACGGCGGCTTCGACGTCGACGGAGAAGGTCGACGGCGCGCTCGTCGCCCCCTTCGGCCGCCACCTCGCCTACGGCGCCGACCCGCGCACCGAGATGACCGTCTCCTGGCAGGTCCCGACGGCGGTCGACAAGCCGTTCATACGCATCGGCGCCCACCCCTGGGACCTCTCCCGCAAGATCGAGGCCGAGGTCCGCACCCTCTACACCCCGGCCGGCGTCGGCGCGAGCGGCGACCACACGCAGTACTACGTGCACGCCAAGCTCACCCACCTGCGCCCCGGCAAGACCTACTACTACGGCGTCGGCCACGCGGGCTTCGACCCGGCCGAGCCCCACCTGCTGGGCACCCTCGGCACCTTCACCACCGCTCCCTCGCACGCCGAGCCGTTCACCTTCACGGCCTTCGGCGACGAGGGCGTCGGCTACCACGGCCTCGCCAACGACGCCCTGCTGCTCGGCCAGAACCCGGCCTTCCACCTGCACGCCGGCGACATCGCGTACGCCGACCCGGCCGGCGCGGGCAAGAAGGAGGACACCGGCTTCGACTCGCGCATCTGGGACCAGTTCCTCGCCCAGACCGAGACGGTCGCCAAGCAGGTCCCGTGGATGCCGGCGTACGGCAACCACGACATGGAGGCCTGGTACTCGCCCAACGGCTACGGCGGCGAAGAGGCCCGCTGGAGCCTGCCGGACAACGGCCCCGACAAGGCCAATCTGCCCGGCGTCTACTCCTTCGTCTACGGCAACACGGCGATCATCTCGCTGGACGCCAACGACGTGTCCTTCGAGATCCCGGCCAACCTCGGCATCTCCGGCGGCACCCAGACGAAGTGGCTGGAGGCGCAGCTCAAGAAGTTCCGCGCGTCCAAGGACGTCGACTTCGTCGTGATCTTCTTCCACCACTGCGCCTACTGCACCTCCACGGCGCACGCCTCGGAGGGGGGCGTGCGACAGGAGTGGGTGCCGCTGTTCGAGAAGTACACCGTCGACCTGGTGATCAACGGCCACAACCACCAGTACGAGCGCACGGACGTCATCAAGGGCAACGCGGTCACCAAGAAGCTGCCGATCGGCGGCACGGCGTACCCCGAGACCGACGGCGTCGTCTATGTGACGGCGGGCGCGGCAGGGCGCAGCCTGTACGCGTTCTCCGCCCCGCAGTCGTACGAGGGCCACGAGAACGAGGTCGAGTCCGTGGCCTCCTTCATCAACCAGAAGGACGGCAAGCAGAACGAGACGGTCGCCTGGTCGCGGGTGCGCTACCTCAACTACTCGTTCCTGCGCGTGGATGTCACCCCGGCGTCGAAGGGGCACCTGGCCACCCTGAAGGTGCGCGGCATCGCCGAGACCGGTGAAGAGGTCGACCACTTCACGGTGGCGCGCCGGGCCAAGTAG
- a CDS encoding universal stress protein produces MAGHEFFDPADRKRPLADPTAAEPLAAEEPRQSCDPAFKHGVVVGFDGSTSSERALAYAIGMAHRSGSGLIIVHVANRLPTTVWAGCEPPVFVDVPDHRTEVLGLELACAEYLAEVPWILVERGGDICHELEEVGREYEADAIVVGSTHGIVGRIFGSVAGRLAKRAQRPVIVIP; encoded by the coding sequence ATGGCCGGTCACGAATTCTTCGATCCCGCGGACCGCAAGCGCCCGCTCGCCGATCCCACGGCGGCCGAGCCCCTGGCGGCGGAAGAACCCCGCCAGTCCTGCGATCCCGCCTTCAAGCATGGCGTCGTCGTCGGTTTCGACGGCTCTACGTCCAGCGAGCGCGCCCTCGCCTACGCGATCGGGATGGCCCACCGCTCCGGCTCGGGCCTGATCATCGTGCATGTCGCCAACCGGCTGCCCACCACGGTGTGGGCCGGCTGTGAGCCACCGGTCTTTGTCGACGTGCCGGACCACCGCACCGAGGTGCTCGGACTCGAACTCGCCTGTGCCGAATATCTGGCCGAGGTGCCGTGGATCCTCGTCGAGCGCGGCGGTGACATCTGTCACGAACTCGAAGAGGTGGGGCGGGAGTACGAGGCGGACGCGATCGTCGTCGGCTCCACGCACGGCATCGTCGGGCGCATCTTCGGCTCGGTGGCCGGACGCCTCGCCAAGCGCGCGCAGCGCCCGGTGATCGTCATTCCGTGA